In one Antennarius striatus isolate MH-2024 chromosome 15, ASM4005453v1, whole genome shotgun sequence genomic region, the following are encoded:
- the megf10 gene encoding multiple epidermal growth factor-like domains protein 10 isoform X1 yields the protein MAASLCCNRALLLAVASWLLPCITSSLNLEDPNVCSHWESYSVTVQESYAHPYDQIYYTSCTDILNWFKCTRHRVSYRTAYRRGEKTMYRRKSQCCPGFYENGETCAPHCTESCGHGQCTAPNTCHCEPGWGGSNCSSACDSTHWGSHCSNRCQCQNDALCNPITGACICSPGFRGWRCETHCETGTYGNGCQQTCQCRNGATCHHVTGECTCLPGYSGAFCEDQCPPGKHGQQCEERCPCQNGGVCHHVTGRCSCPAGWTGAVCGQPCPEGRFGHNCLQECKCHNDGVCVSSTGECRCSPGYTGERCQHECPVGTYGADCAKTCRCENNGKCLHTSGMCVCELGYTGETCDKRLCPDGLYGLQCVSKCPCYAKNTYSCHPITGECTCRPGWSGLYCNKTCTPGFFGNSCQQVCQCQNGADCHSVTGGCVCAPGFLGPNCSVPCPAGTHGVNCSSRCFCKNGAQCSPVDGSCTCGPGWYGLDCSINCPSGTWGLGCNFTCVCDNGGGCNASDGRCTCAPGWRGDRCELRCPDGTFGLDCKERCDCSHADGCQHSTGHCNCLTGWTGIHCDSVCAEGRWGPNCSLLCNCKNGASCSPDEGSCECAPGYRGATCQRICSPGYFGHRCSQTCPQCVHSNGPCHHMTGQCDCLPGFRGTLCNEVCPSGLFGKSCAGSCSCTNNGTCNPIDGSCQCYPGWIGSDCSQPCPPGQWGPNCIHTCNCHNGARCSAYDGECKCTPGWTGLYCTQRCPLGFFGKDCSQICGCKNGADCDHISGQCTCRTGFMGRHCEHKCPLGSYGYGCRHTCDCMNNSTCDHMTGTCYCSPGWKGPRCDQVGVAVLGSLNTLTSATMQMDSYQIGSITGITVLVFLGVFIILLFIIYRNKQKSKDTPMPAVTYSPALRVTADYTITDVHPRTCEGPPSNYFSNPSYHTLTQCSTGPYGKAKNSQLLGNLNNVDQRKRTPPVGQTGTLPRDWKQRNCFTELDVADGTLYHASSCSLNSCENPYATIKDPPQLTARSAECGYEEMKSPARRDSPYAEISSSPPNKPNIYEVEPTVATTQPTDGSSSSHEQLGQDLYDLPKNSHIPSHYDLLPARESPSPDPPELDDE from the exons ATGGCGGCATCACTGTGCTGCAACCGAGCACTGCTATTGGCTGTGGCCTCCTGGTTATTGCCCTGCATCACTTCTTCCCTCAACCTGGAGGATCCCAATGTCTGCAGCCACTGGGAGAG TTACTCGGTAACAGTCCAGGAGTCCTATGCCCACCCTTATGATCAGATTTACTACACCAGCTGCACCGACATCCTCAACTGGTTCAAGTGTACCCGACACAG GGTGAGCTACCGGACAGCATATCGCAGAGGAGAGAAGACCATGTACCGGAGGAAGTCCCAGTGCTGCCCAGGCTTCTATGAGAATGGAGAAACCTGTGCTc CTCATTGTACAGAGAGCTGTGGTCATGGCCAGTGTACGGCCCCCAACACCTGCCACTGTGAACCGGGCTGGGGGGGCTCCAACTGCTCCAGTG CCTGTGACAGTACCCACTGGGGGTCCCACTGCAGTAACAGATGTCAGTGCCAGAATGACGCCTTGTGCAACCCAATCACCGGAGCCTGTATCTGCTCTCCTGGATTCAGAGGCTGGCGCTGTGAGACCCACTGTGAAACGGGTACCTATGGAAACGGATGCCAGCAGACATGCCAATGCCGCAATGGAGCCACATGTCATCATGTGACTGGAGAATGCACTTGCTTACCAGGATACAGTGGAGCTTT CTGTGAAGACCAGTGTCCACCAGGTAAACATGGACAGCAGTGTGAGGAGAGGTGCCCATGTCAGAACGGAGGTGTCTGTCACCACGTGACGGGAAGGTGCTCCTGTCCAGCTGGATGGACG GGTGCTGTGTGCGGCCAGCCATGTCCAGAGGGGAGGTTTGGACACAACTGTTTGCAGGAGTGTAAGTGTCACAacgatggagtgtgtgtgtcgtccACTGGGGAGTGTCGCTGCAGCCCTGGATACACAGGAGAACG GTGCCAACATGAATGTCCAGTTGGGACGTACGGTGCCGACTGTGCAAAGACTTGTCGCTGTGAGAACAACGGCAAATGCCTCCACACTAGtggaatgtgtgtatgtgagctgGGATACACAGGGGAGACCTGCGACAAGCGATTGTGTCCTGATGGACTCTACGGCCTGCAGTGTGTTAGCAAGTGTCCATGCTACGCCAAGAATACATACAG CTGCCATCCAATCACAGGGGAGTGTACTTGTAGGCCCGGATGGTCTGGCCTCTACTGCAACAAGACATGCACCCCTGGATTTTTCGGGAACTCCTGCCAGCAGGTGTGTCAGTGCCAGAATGGCGCTGATTGCCACAGTGTGACCGGAGGGTGTGTCTGCGCTCCAGGCTTCCTG GGTCCCAACTGCTCGGTCCCTTGTCCGGCTGGAACACATGGAGTCAACTGCTCCTCCAGATGTTTCTGTAAGAACGGCGCTCAGTGTTCACCGGTGGACGGATCCTGCACCTGTGGACCAG GGTGGTACGGGCTGGACTGCTCCATCAACTGCCCCAGTGGAACCTGGGGTCTGGGCTGCAacttcacctgtgtgtgtgacaacgGAGGAGGATGTAATGCGTCTGACGGTCGCTGCACCTGTGCCCcaggctggagaggagacaggtGTGAACTCCGCTGCCCG GACGGTACTTTTGGTCTGGACTGTAAGGAGCGCTGTGACTGCAGCCACGCTGACGGATGCCAACACTCTACTGGTCACTGCAACTGTCTGACTGGTTGGACTG GTATCCattgtgacagtgtgtgtgctgaaggACGCTGGGGCCCAAACTGCTCCCTCCTCTGTAACTGTAAAAACGGCGCCTCCTGCTCTCCAGACGAGGGCTCCTGTGAGTGTGCTCCAGGGTACAGAGGGGCCACCTGCCAGAGGA tctgctCTCCAGGATACTTCGGGCACCGCTGCAGTCAGACCTGTCCTCAGTGTGTTCACAGTAATGGACCGTGTCACCACATGACGGGACAGTGTGACTGTCTGCCCGGCTTCAGGGGGACGCTGTGTAACGAGG TGTGTCCCAGTGGCCTCTTTGGGAAGAGCTGTGCAGGGAGCTGCAGCTGCACCAACAACGGCACCTGTAACCCCATCGATGGCTCCTGCCAGTGCTACCCAGGATGGATCGGCAGCGACTGCTCCCAGC CGTGTCCACCTGGTCAGTGGGGGCCAAACTGCATCCACACCTGTAACTGTCACAACGGGGCCCGCTGCAGCGCCTATGATGGAGAGTGCAAGTGCACCCCAGGATGGACCGGCCTGTACTGCACACAAC GCTGTCCTTTAGGCTTCTTTGGGAAGGACTGTTCTCAGATCTGTGGCTGCAAGAACGGAGCAGACTGCGACCACATCTCTGGACAGTGCACGTGTCGCACGGGCTTCATGGGCCGCCACTGTGAACACA AGTGCCCTCTGGGATCGTATGGGTACGGCTGCCGTCACACTTGTGACTGTATGAATAACTCCACGTGCGATCACATGACAGGAACATGTTACTGCAGTCCAGGCTGGAAGGGACCTCGCTGTGACCAAG TGGGTGTTGCAGTGCTGGGCAGCCTCAACACGTTGACCAGCGCCACCATGCAGATGGACTCCTACCAGATTGGCTCCATCACAGGAATCACCGTTCTGGTGTTTCTGGGGGTCTTCAttatcctcctcttcatcatttaCAGGAACAAACAGAAGAGCAAAGACACCCCCATGCCAGCTGTGACCTATAGTCCTGCTCTGAGGGTTACTGCAGATTACACCATCACAG ATGTTCACCCAAGAACCTGTGAGGGACCCCCAAGCAATTATTTCTCCAATCCCAGCTACCACACCCTGACCCAGTGCAGCACAGGCCCGTATGGAAAG GCCAAGAACAGCCAGTTGTTGGGGAACCTGAATAATGTGGACCAGAGAAAAAGGACGCCTCCTGTTGGTCAGACCGGGACGCTGCCCAGAGACTGGAAGCAGAGGAACTGCTTCACTGAACTAG ATGTGGCGGATGGCACGCTCTATCACGCCAGCTCCTGTTCCCTAAACAGCTGTGAAAACCCATACGCTACCATCAAGGACCCTCCTCAACTGACAGCCAGGAGCGCAGAGTGTGGCTACGAGGAGATGAAGTCACCAGCCAGACGGGACTCGCCTTACGCAGAGATCAGCAGCAGCCCTCCCAATAAACCCAACATCTACGAAGTGG AGCCAACAGTTGCCACCACCCAGCCAACagacggcagcagcagcagccatgaACAGTTAGGTCAAGATCTTTATGATTTACCAAAAAACAGCCACATCCCCTCCCACTATGACCTCCTGCCAGCCAGAGAGAGCCCGTCCCCGGACCCCCCAGAGCTGGATGACGAGTAG
- the megf10 gene encoding multiple epidermal growth factor-like domains protein 10 isoform X2, with product MAASLCCNRALLLAVASWLLPCITSSLNLEDPNVCSHWESYSVTVQESYAHPYDQIYYTSCTDILNWFKCTRHRVSYRTAYRRGEKTMYRRKSQCCPGFYENGETCAPHCTESCGHGQCTAPNTCHCEPGWGGSNCSSACDSTHWGSHCSNRCQCQNDALCNPITGACICSPGFRGWRCETHCETGTYGNGCQQTCQCRNGATCHHVTGECTCLPGYSGAFCEDQCPPGKHGQQCEERCPCQNGGVCHHVTGRCSCPAGWTGAVCGQPCPEGRFGHNCLQECKCHNDGVCVSSTGECRCSPGYTGERCQHECPVGTYGADCAKTCRCENNGKCLHTSGMCVCELGYTGETCDKRLCPDGLYGLQCVSKCPCYAKNTYSCHPITGECTCRPGWSGLYCNKTCTPGFFGNSCQQVCQCQNGADCHSVTGGCVCAPGFLGPNCSVPCPAGTHGVNCSSRCFCKNGAQCSPVDGSCTCGPGWYGLDCSINCPSGTWGLGCNFTCVCDNGGGCNASDGRCTCAPGWRGDRCELRCPDGTFGLDCKERCDCSHADGCQHSTGHCNCLTGWTGRWGPNCSLLCNCKNGASCSPDEGSCECAPGYRGATCQRICSPGYFGHRCSQTCPQCVHSNGPCHHMTGQCDCLPGFRGTLCNEVCPSGLFGKSCAGSCSCTNNGTCNPIDGSCQCYPGWIGSDCSQPCPPGQWGPNCIHTCNCHNGARCSAYDGECKCTPGWTGLYCTQRCPLGFFGKDCSQICGCKNGADCDHISGQCTCRTGFMGRHCEHKCPLGSYGYGCRHTCDCMNNSTCDHMTGTCYCSPGWKGPRCDQVGVAVLGSLNTLTSATMQMDSYQIGSITGITVLVFLGVFIILLFIIYRNKQKSKDTPMPAVTYSPALRVTADYTITDVHPRTCEGPPSNYFSNPSYHTLTQCSTGPYGKAKNSQLLGNLNNVDQRKRTPPVGQTGTLPRDWKQRNCFTELDVADGTLYHASSCSLNSCENPYATIKDPPQLTARSAECGYEEMKSPARRDSPYAEISSSPPNKPNIYEVEPTVATTQPTDGSSSSHEQLGQDLYDLPKNSHIPSHYDLLPARESPSPDPPELDDE from the exons ATGGCGGCATCACTGTGCTGCAACCGAGCACTGCTATTGGCTGTGGCCTCCTGGTTATTGCCCTGCATCACTTCTTCCCTCAACCTGGAGGATCCCAATGTCTGCAGCCACTGGGAGAG TTACTCGGTAACAGTCCAGGAGTCCTATGCCCACCCTTATGATCAGATTTACTACACCAGCTGCACCGACATCCTCAACTGGTTCAAGTGTACCCGACACAG GGTGAGCTACCGGACAGCATATCGCAGAGGAGAGAAGACCATGTACCGGAGGAAGTCCCAGTGCTGCCCAGGCTTCTATGAGAATGGAGAAACCTGTGCTc CTCATTGTACAGAGAGCTGTGGTCATGGCCAGTGTACGGCCCCCAACACCTGCCACTGTGAACCGGGCTGGGGGGGCTCCAACTGCTCCAGTG CCTGTGACAGTACCCACTGGGGGTCCCACTGCAGTAACAGATGTCAGTGCCAGAATGACGCCTTGTGCAACCCAATCACCGGAGCCTGTATCTGCTCTCCTGGATTCAGAGGCTGGCGCTGTGAGACCCACTGTGAAACGGGTACCTATGGAAACGGATGCCAGCAGACATGCCAATGCCGCAATGGAGCCACATGTCATCATGTGACTGGAGAATGCACTTGCTTACCAGGATACAGTGGAGCTTT CTGTGAAGACCAGTGTCCACCAGGTAAACATGGACAGCAGTGTGAGGAGAGGTGCCCATGTCAGAACGGAGGTGTCTGTCACCACGTGACGGGAAGGTGCTCCTGTCCAGCTGGATGGACG GGTGCTGTGTGCGGCCAGCCATGTCCAGAGGGGAGGTTTGGACACAACTGTTTGCAGGAGTGTAAGTGTCACAacgatggagtgtgtgtgtcgtccACTGGGGAGTGTCGCTGCAGCCCTGGATACACAGGAGAACG GTGCCAACATGAATGTCCAGTTGGGACGTACGGTGCCGACTGTGCAAAGACTTGTCGCTGTGAGAACAACGGCAAATGCCTCCACACTAGtggaatgtgtgtatgtgagctgGGATACACAGGGGAGACCTGCGACAAGCGATTGTGTCCTGATGGACTCTACGGCCTGCAGTGTGTTAGCAAGTGTCCATGCTACGCCAAGAATACATACAG CTGCCATCCAATCACAGGGGAGTGTACTTGTAGGCCCGGATGGTCTGGCCTCTACTGCAACAAGACATGCACCCCTGGATTTTTCGGGAACTCCTGCCAGCAGGTGTGTCAGTGCCAGAATGGCGCTGATTGCCACAGTGTGACCGGAGGGTGTGTCTGCGCTCCAGGCTTCCTG GGTCCCAACTGCTCGGTCCCTTGTCCGGCTGGAACACATGGAGTCAACTGCTCCTCCAGATGTTTCTGTAAGAACGGCGCTCAGTGTTCACCGGTGGACGGATCCTGCACCTGTGGACCAG GGTGGTACGGGCTGGACTGCTCCATCAACTGCCCCAGTGGAACCTGGGGTCTGGGCTGCAacttcacctgtgtgtgtgacaacgGAGGAGGATGTAATGCGTCTGACGGTCGCTGCACCTGTGCCCcaggctggagaggagacaggtGTGAACTCCGCTGCCCG GACGGTACTTTTGGTCTGGACTGTAAGGAGCGCTGTGACTGCAGCCACGCTGACGGATGCCAACACTCTACTGGTCACTGCAACTGTCTGACTGGTTGGACTG gACGCTGGGGCCCAAACTGCTCCCTCCTCTGTAACTGTAAAAACGGCGCCTCCTGCTCTCCAGACGAGGGCTCCTGTGAGTGTGCTCCAGGGTACAGAGGGGCCACCTGCCAGAGGA tctgctCTCCAGGATACTTCGGGCACCGCTGCAGTCAGACCTGTCCTCAGTGTGTTCACAGTAATGGACCGTGTCACCACATGACGGGACAGTGTGACTGTCTGCCCGGCTTCAGGGGGACGCTGTGTAACGAGG TGTGTCCCAGTGGCCTCTTTGGGAAGAGCTGTGCAGGGAGCTGCAGCTGCACCAACAACGGCACCTGTAACCCCATCGATGGCTCCTGCCAGTGCTACCCAGGATGGATCGGCAGCGACTGCTCCCAGC CGTGTCCACCTGGTCAGTGGGGGCCAAACTGCATCCACACCTGTAACTGTCACAACGGGGCCCGCTGCAGCGCCTATGATGGAGAGTGCAAGTGCACCCCAGGATGGACCGGCCTGTACTGCACACAAC GCTGTCCTTTAGGCTTCTTTGGGAAGGACTGTTCTCAGATCTGTGGCTGCAAGAACGGAGCAGACTGCGACCACATCTCTGGACAGTGCACGTGTCGCACGGGCTTCATGGGCCGCCACTGTGAACACA AGTGCCCTCTGGGATCGTATGGGTACGGCTGCCGTCACACTTGTGACTGTATGAATAACTCCACGTGCGATCACATGACAGGAACATGTTACTGCAGTCCAGGCTGGAAGGGACCTCGCTGTGACCAAG TGGGTGTTGCAGTGCTGGGCAGCCTCAACACGTTGACCAGCGCCACCATGCAGATGGACTCCTACCAGATTGGCTCCATCACAGGAATCACCGTTCTGGTGTTTCTGGGGGTCTTCAttatcctcctcttcatcatttaCAGGAACAAACAGAAGAGCAAAGACACCCCCATGCCAGCTGTGACCTATAGTCCTGCTCTGAGGGTTACTGCAGATTACACCATCACAG ATGTTCACCCAAGAACCTGTGAGGGACCCCCAAGCAATTATTTCTCCAATCCCAGCTACCACACCCTGACCCAGTGCAGCACAGGCCCGTATGGAAAG GCCAAGAACAGCCAGTTGTTGGGGAACCTGAATAATGTGGACCAGAGAAAAAGGACGCCTCCTGTTGGTCAGACCGGGACGCTGCCCAGAGACTGGAAGCAGAGGAACTGCTTCACTGAACTAG ATGTGGCGGATGGCACGCTCTATCACGCCAGCTCCTGTTCCCTAAACAGCTGTGAAAACCCATACGCTACCATCAAGGACCCTCCTCAACTGACAGCCAGGAGCGCAGAGTGTGGCTACGAGGAGATGAAGTCACCAGCCAGACGGGACTCGCCTTACGCAGAGATCAGCAGCAGCCCTCCCAATAAACCCAACATCTACGAAGTGG AGCCAACAGTTGCCACCACCCAGCCAACagacggcagcagcagcagccatgaACAGTTAGGTCAAGATCTTTATGATTTACCAAAAAACAGCCACATCCCCTCCCACTATGACCTCCTGCCAGCCAGAGAGAGCCCGTCCCCGGACCCCCCAGAGCTGGATGACGAGTAG